TGAAACTCTTCAACTTTATTCACATAAAGTAAAAATCTGTCTATTTTTTATGCTGAAAATTATTGTTGGGTCTATTCCCTTGATTATGACCTCCGCCCTTTTTCTTCTTCTTTTTCTTATTATTAGAATTATTTCTATTCTGATTAGAATTGTTTGTAGTCTTTCCTTTTGGTAGCAAATGTCTTATTGACTCATCATCTGCCATCTCTAGCATACCCGAGGAAATGTTAAACAAATCATTCTTAACAATAGCATCGTTTACTACTTCGTTATTCCATGTTTTGTGAACCAATTTCATATAGCTAGCAATCGGACCCGCTATGACTTTTCTATGGTCTTCTGATTGATTTTTCGCCTCTTCTATAAACTCTACGAT
The DNA window shown above is from Chitinophagales bacterium and carries:
- a CDS encoding DUF4290 domain-containing protein, with the protein product MNYYVKEEPIVLKEYGKIIQKLVMHAKSEEDREKRTKMAFAIVDFMAQLTPASKSTEDYLKKLWDHLYFIADYELDVDAPYEIAKREFIVPTPEPLAYPSGHNKFKHYGKYIVEFIEEAKNQSEDHRKVIAGPIASYMKLVHKTWNNEVVNDAIVKNDLFNISSGMLEMADDESIRHLLPKGKTTNNSNQNRNNSNNKKKKKKKGGGHNQGNRPNNNFQHKK